The genomic DNA ttaaaatgtgttttccaaaaAGCAGCGTTATGGCGAAGGAGAACAATAACTTTTTCAGTAATGGTTTCTGGTTTAGTTCACATActttaacaattaaaaataataggaaagGGGTGGGGTTTTGTTCCAGCGTTGTTGTAGCTGTTAAAATTATAAAGCTGTATTTCAATGAGTAATTCCTTTATATACTATGAAGCATGGACAGTTTTAGAGATggcatgtttttttccatggcATATGTCAAACCTGCCTGCTGAGCTGGGTCTAGTTATTCATGAGCAGAATGCTGGATCTATCCACTCACAGGTAAAAGAGCTACTTACCTAATGAACACTGAAGTTAAAGATTTCCTTTAACATTAAATGAACTTTTTAGAGTGGCACCAAGATACCCCTCTATCATGGTAAAGAAGTTTGGATTTTCAGTGTATCTGCTGGATGGTTCACGGTGTCCAGGAGTGTTTAATACAACAGAGCTTCACAAGAATAGTAGGAAGAATTTAAATAGAGAGCAGAAGACCTTATTCGGGTCCCTTACTCTGGGATTAACTTTACTCTTGTTAAACCCTTGTAAATGCTAGAAAACATTTTGGCTAAATAAAATTCTGCAATTCAGTTAAGTTTTGAGTATTATatacttaaaattatttgcatacTTAAGTATGATGCCTCAGCAGGTTGCAAGACCTAACGTATACACTGAGTGTTTTAGAAAGCACTTCCACAAACTTAATGTGCAATACTGAGGCATTTGTCTCTTGTTTTTCTGGTGTTAAGACCTCTAATTTTATTAGCCAAATTTGACTGTACTGCCACTGTAGCTGTAATCTAAACAACTCTAAGAATATGCTAATTGAGCAGATAGCATAATTCTTTTGGCTGGAATTCCACCATAAGCAGTggaatttgttttctggaaaaagagGTAATGTGATGTAATAATTCAGTGGATAGCTGAGAGAAACAGTGAACCTAAGTGCAGATCTGGACATGCACACAAGTGATTATCTGGGAACAGTGCTAGTAATAACCTTCAGGTGTCTGCTGACATCAAAAAGGAGACATATGGCCCTTAGATGCACATACGGCCTTTGTATTAGTTGGGTGAACAGGCCTTTCTATTGACtatcacaggaaaaaatccAGTGCATATGTGACATTTAAAGATTTAAGGGATAAGAAGATGGAGGTGCTAAGATGCTGCGGTAGGCCTGAGTTGGTGTGGTGTGTGCTCGGCCGTGccgtgtccctgcacaggaggCGGTTTGGTACCCCTGAGGCAGCAGACTTCCTTCTGAggtggagagaggaggaggtggagcGATGAGGAGAGCAAGGAGGAGAGCGTAAGTACTGCAGCCAAGAGCATGTCCAACATTAAGATCTTCAGTGGGAGCTGGCACCAGGACCTGTCCCCAAAGATTGCCAATCGCCTCGACCTGGAGCTGGCCAAGGTGGTCACCAAGAAATTCAGCAATAAGGAGACATGTATGGAAATAGGTGAGAGTGTATGCAGAcaggagcatctcccttatgaggaaaggctgagggagctgggtctctttagcttggagaagaggagactgagaggtgacctcattcatgacctcattcatgtttataaatacgtagagggtgagtgtcacgaggatggtGCCAGGCtgttcttggtgacaaccaatgataggacaaggggcaatgggtacaaactggaacacaggaggttccacttaaacatgagaggaaacttcttcacagtgaaggtaacagagcactggaacaggctgcccagggaggttgtggagtctccttctctggagacattcaaaacccgcctggacgccttcctgtgtaacctcatctgggtgttcctgctccggcagggggattggactagatgatcttttgaggtcccttccaatccctaacattccatgattctgtgatacattGTGCAGCATGGCTGTGGGGAAATTAGTGACAATCTGATGGAGCTCATTATCATGATAAATGCCTGTAAGATTGCCTCAGCCAGCAGAGtcacagctgctttttggtaTCCCTGTTCATAACCTGTATGCTGAGCCTGCTGTACTGAAATGGATCAAAGAGAACATTGCAGAATGGAAGAACTGCACCATTGTTTCACCAGATGCTGGTGGAGCAAAGAGAATGACCTCCATTGCAGATCGGTTGAATGTAGACTTCGCCCTCATTCACAAGGAGCACAAGAAAGCCAACAAGGTGTATTGCATGGTGCTGCTGGGTGATGTGAAAGAGCGGCCATTCTGGTGGATGACATGGCAGACACGTGTGGTACCATCTGTCTCGCTGCCGGCGAGCTTGTGTCAGCTGGAGCCAACAAATTACTgccataaaagcattttttggtcTATCACAAGTTACTCCCCTGTGCTTGATGTATAAGTCCTGTATCAATCCCTCCGTCCTTTTTGTATGAAGTAGCATAGAGTCTttgcttcttgtatttttccaccaaCGCTTGTTCTCATGCTGTTCACTCTTGTAGTTTCTCACAGGTTTGATGTCAGAATTCTGCTGCACATGCACACAAGCGATTATCTGGGAACAGTGCTAGTAATAACCTTCAGGTGTTTGCTGACATCAAAAAGGAGACATATGGCCCTTAGATGCACATATGGCCTTTATATTAGTTGGGTGGACGGGCCTTTCTATTGACtatcacaggaaaaaatctAGAACATATGTCACATTTAAAGATTTAAGGCATAAGAAGATTGAGGTGCTAGCAAGGATCTAATGTGTTAATATAATGAACAAAGTCAATAATTTGTCTGCTTTATAGGCACTATTACCTTTATTCAAGTGCAGAAGAATTAACCTTCTCAGAATAAATTCTTATTTCAATGAGAGAACAAATAAGTAACTACAGAAACTGGAAAGTTGCAAGTCTCTTTTGCTCATTTAGAACATTGCCTGTCAATGCAGGACTCTCCTCCATAGTACGCCATCTGGTGCCTTAGAATCATACAGTCATAATtcaggttagaagggaccttcaggGGTTATCTAATTCAACTCTCTCCTCAAAACAGGTCTAATTAGATCAGGTTGATCAGGGCCATGTCCAGGGGAGTCCTGAACATGCCCAGAGATGGAAATTCTGCAACTTCTCCAGGCAATCTGTTTTGGTGTTTGACGACCTTCATggtatttttttgccttttatttggAATATGGAATTTACCATGTTGCAACTTGTGTCTGTTGCCTTCTGTGCCATCACCATGCACCTCTGAGAAGAGGCTAGTTCCATCTTCTATTCCTGTCCTGCAGTTATGTAGTTGTAGGCAACAACAAAGTCTCCTCTTAGCAttcttttctccaagctgaagttgtccagctctctcagcttcttCATGTGCATCATATTCTCCAGCTCCTGACCGTCTTGGAGGCCTTCTGACTGACTGTCTCCCATACATCAATATTGTTCTTGTACTGCAaggagcccaaaactggacacagtactcagATGAAGTCTTATGAAAGGTCACTTCCCTGGCCCTCTTGTTAATACAGCTCAAGACACTGTTGGCCACCTTtgctgctggccacgctgctgaCTCATATTCAAATTGACCATTAGGATGCCAGGTCCTTTTCTGTGGAGTTGCTTCCCAACAGCCCCCATCCTGTACTAGTTCATGAAGCTATTCCTTCCCAGATGGAAGACCTTGCAATTGCTCTTGTTGTATGCCAGGAAGCTTGCATCAGCCTGTATCTCCAGACCATGGAGCTCCCTCTGAATAGCTCTGCCCTCCAGCTGAATTTGGCTTTTGAAATGCACTAAAAGAATGTAAAAGCTAGGGAGCCACGGTAGGAAAGAACCCCTGTGCATCAGAAGCCTCTCAAGGGAAATGAGAGCGCCAGATGGAGATGATAGTTTCATTTGCCTCTAGAAGTTACTCGCAATGGGAACGAGACAATACAGAAAGCTTATTTTGCTAAATGTTCTTCTATCAGCAGTGAGAGGTTGGTTTGATCTTCTGTCTTaccatcttgaaaaaaaaatatttgtgttgatTTCTTAAGATGTGTTGGCAACTTGCCTTATGATATTGATATTTCTGatactatatttttatttgcttcccacaacattttaattctgtatCTGTTTTGATTCGATGACAGGGACAGTTCTAAGTCACAATCTAAAATGGAGTCTTTATTATACAATTCTGTTTTTCCCAGAGGAGATGCCTGAGAAATCTCATGGACCAAACTGTGCAGTAGTCTGCAGCTGGTCTATTTGAACTGATCTTGTGCTGAAATCTTCTAAGAAGGAGGAAGATTCTGACAGCCAGGGAAACCATCTGGATTTATCtaattcttcagattttttttgttgcataAAAAGTGTGTATTAAGACAAGCCATCTGAACAGTTGCATTGCTAATGGGACCATATTCCTAATTCTTTGTCTCTGTTGATTCTATAAACCTCTAAGGCTTTTACAATGTATAACGTTTCACAGTTTGTCACCACTTGCATCAGGGTGGTGTACCCTTTGCAAATTATAGAACCTAGGGCTCCGCATAAACTATTTGTGATCAGGGAATGTAGCTTTGGGACAAACTTCCAAGATAGGTTAAGCAAATTTGGCTTCTGGCTGCTTTTAGGAATTCTGCAAGTTTTCACACCCCTTTTAGAAATCAACACTCTCACAGATCCAGATATCCTTTTTACATGAACAAATAAAAGCCTTTAGAATGGTCAAATCAAGCTAACAAAACACCCCCCACACAGCCTCCACATCAGAAAATAACACAGGAGGAAGCCTCTATCAGATCTACCAGAGACTATTATTGATTTATGTGTAGGATGTTCAGATGCTCCTGTTAATGCATGGCACTACTAAGCCACAAATTATTCAGGGAGTGATTTTTCCAGTACACAACAAATACCACTAATGATTCGTGATCTTAGGAATGTCCTCTCTGTAGTACAGAAAGGATGTTACTGTAGTGATATAGCTGCTTCACGTGACCTGTGGCACGAACTTCTGCATCTGGTGAATGGAAGACAAAGGGACGCGTATAAATCACTTTCGATTCATCTTTCATTCTGTGTTGCAGGATGTCTTGGTGCCCATTACATCTTACAAGCTGACTTAAAACAGCCTCATCTGAGATATCCTTCCATTGACTTTGCTTTTATTGGAGTCTCTTTGTGTGTGGctaaaaagatttaaaaaggggaaaaatgcaaaatgtactAAAATCCTCATGTTTAACATTCCCTAAATATTTAAGAAGCCACCTCCTGGTAGCTCTTGCACAACTGTGGGCCAAACGAGTAAAAAATGTGCATCAAAATTTTGCTCTCTTTAGTCTGAGCAACCAAATCTATTCTGGATTCTTCCATGATATGGCACAACTGGTACAGTTGATATGCTCAAGGAAGAGAATGCTCTGCATGTTTCTTTGTGAAGAAAAAGCCTTAATAAGCCCTCAGCATAGGCTTGAACATAGTTGAGTTTTCATCATCGTAACAAGAAACAGTAATGTTAAAACAATTAGTAAACATCATCTAAATAGTTCTTCAAACAACCCTCTGGATTGGGTGAGATGACTCCTGAGATGCTTTCCTGCCATTTCAGTGGAGCCAGCACCGGACACCACTGGCCAGGAAAGCAGTATCTGTTCCACAGAGCTGTTTGGGAGAGGAACAAGAGAATGGTTTCTTCCTTAAGATGCTTTTTACAGTGGAACCACTGGAGCTGGACACCACCAGGACGTGGGGTTGACTTGCAACAGCCCTTCCACAGCAGAAAGGATGAACCATGAGGCCTGAGAGGCTAATCTGTGGAAGCTATGGAGCCCTGAGCCCCCTCTGCTTTGTGGTGAGAATGTCTGTGGTCAGTTGAGAGCTGAGGAGGTTTCAGttcagaagctgaaaagaaatgtgaaatgatGTCTGTGTGACTGTCATTCCCACCCTCCCTCTCATCCCTCCGACCTTGCTGGGAGGAAGCAGGGCTGGGACTGCGGCTGTGGGAGCACGGACATGACGTTTCATCAGCATCTGAAAATTGCATTCCTCTTCCACTGAAAAACGCGTCATGTTCCATTATAATGGTGATGGTATTACAAAGGTGATTCTTTGATCCTGCCAGTGCTTAGGGtgctttttccccaaaaatatgCTTTCTTGACAACCTACGGGAACTAACTCGGTACGACAACATCTACTCTGAGTCTCTGCAAAGGTGCTATGTTGCCTTCTTTTGACTGTAagactagaaaaatatttttttaaactatttattcCTCATGGGTGAATTTAGCGTCCTAAAGCAAGCCTCTCTCTTTACACACTCCAAGTGTTCGAAAGCTAAATGACAAGAGCTAAAACTGCAATGACTTGGGACTTCGTAACCAATCCCTTGCTTTTCTGAGAGCTCAATTTGCATTTGCGTGTAGAGATCGACGACATCAGTTTATCCTCTTCTATTAACAACAGCAATACTCGTGTTTTCAAGGAGCTTTGCTCTTCCAGGCAATTCTGCCTCACTTAATCTCTactttgagaaaagaaaaaaaaaatacatatattcttAGCCAACTCGTAAAGGAGGACGGAGGTGGAATAAAGAGGAAATTTAGGGGCTGACTCCCAGGGGCTCAGTTTCGGGGCTGTTAACCCCGAGCACGCCGGCCCGGAGGCGCTGCCCGCAGCGCCCAGGGCGCGGTTACGGACGGGGAGGGGACGCCCCCGCTCAGCGGGGCCGCAGTCGGAGCCGCCCCCGGGCCCCCGCGGCTCCCCCGGGCTGCCTctcggcggcgggcgggggggacGGCAGGAAGCGGGGCAGCCCCTCAGCCGCCGGGGGCCGCCCGGCGCACCCGGAAGCGGTTGGGCCGGTTGCAGGGGGCGGTTGGCGGCGGTTGGCGGCGCGCTGGCTGGCTGGCTCGCAGGCGCGTCCCGCTGGCGGCCGCGGGGCTCAGGGTAGAGacgcggcccggcccggcccggccgccccgcagcCCGCGATGCCCTCGGACTGCCGGCTGCGCTGGCCACGCCGCGGGGCATGGTGAGCCCGGGGCGGCCGCTCCCCGCGGGGACCCGGCAAGCGGCCTCGCTGCTCCGACTCagcgtcctcctcctcctgctgctgctgccacggGGCATCGCGGCGCAGAAAGGTGGGTGCGAGAGTgggcgggcagggcggcggcgggcgagCCAGCtgcccggcggccgcggggagcGGAGGCTGCCGGGCGAGTGAGGGAAACCAACCTCCtccggggctgcggggagaggGAACTCCCACCTCTGGTTTACCCCCCCCCGCGGCATGTGGTCTTGCACCTCGCCTGCCCCCTCCCTGGCCAACAAAGGGCGAAAGAAGAGCCCTATTCTTGGAACCCCCTTTTTCTCGCTCCCCGTTCCCCCAGTGGGAACTGCCCGCCCTGTCGGGGAGCGTGGGGGCTCCCTCAGGCGGCCCGCACGCCCCCCAGATGCGGGGAGGTTTgcccggcccgggccgccccccAGCTCCGGCTCCAGGGGGGGCTGCACCCGGGCGAGGCGCGACCGACGGGACAGGGGAGGGAGGCGCTGGGCTGCGGGGGTAGATTTGGGGCGCAAGGGCAGTCCGAAGGCGGAGGGTGTACTCGGGTTTGTATTCTTGAACAACATCCCATTTCTGGGGGAGGCAGCCCGAGCCGCGGGGGACCCCTGGGTGTTTCCTCCGCAGGCTCTGTGTGGTGTGAGCCAGGAGGTGGATAAAGGGGAGATTCTTTCTGCTTGCTGTGAAAAACAGACTTGAATGCGCTCGAGAGTATGTAGAAGCGTGTATGGGGGTGAGAGTCTGGAATCGGAATGTGTGATAGGCAGGGGTTTTGgattttggttggtttgtttttgttttgttggggttttcttgtttgtttggggttttttttgagaatttgGCAAGATTTCTCCTGCTCTGGTGGAATTACTGATTAGGCTTTAGCACTTTGAAAATTACGAGGCACAATTTGGTCACTTCATGGCAGAAGATCAGAGGATGC from Caloenas nicobarica isolate bCalNic1 chromosome 1, bCalNic1.hap1, whole genome shotgun sequence includes the following:
- the LOC135992903 gene encoding LOW QUALITY PROTEIN: ribose-phosphate pyrophosphokinase 1-like (The sequence of the model RefSeq protein was modified relative to this genomic sequence to represent the inferred CDS: inserted 3 bases in 2 codons) yields the protein MSNIKIFSGSWHQDLSPKIANRLDLELAKVVTKKFSNKETCMEIGESVCRQEHLYIVQHGCGEISDNLMELIIMINACKIASASRVTAXLFGIPVHNLYAEPAVLKWIKENIAEWKNCTIVSPDAGGAKRMTSIADRLNVDFALIHKEHKKANKVYCMVLLGDVKEXAILVDDMADTCGTICLAAGELVSAGANKLLP